One Rosa chinensis cultivar Old Blush chromosome 5, RchiOBHm-V2, whole genome shotgun sequence genomic region harbors:
- the LOC112202550 gene encoding KRR1 small subunit processome component homolog, with amino-acid sequence MPLEEDPHDDAMEIEESDIPKLQTDFELVSYTLFYDEFLDTDLLQRTWPIVESALEEYGLSCTLDLVKGYMRVSTTKMASDPDFIFTAIDILELLSRSVPADWAIKILDCSCQHDIIKIGNQEDGLCRIFGIIKEQFLARRALLMGGVMKGLVDLTDCGIFLKGNTIAVLGSLHGLKTIRKIVEDCIAYDVPPAPRVQRMKKKSQAKKVRRIKRTSEVTMNLQALRV; translated from the exons ATGCCGTTGGAGGAGGATCCACACGACGATGCTATGGAAATCGAGGAGTCTGACATTCCGAAGCTCCAGACTGACTTTGAACTCGTCTCTTACACTCTCTTCTACGATGAATTTCTAG ACACAGATTTGCTGCAAAGAACATGGCCTATTGTGGAATCCGCCTTAGAAGAGTATGGCCTTTCGTGCACTCTGGATCTG GTGAAGGGTTATATGAGAGTGTCCACAACCAAAATGGCTTCAGATCCAGATTTTATATTCACAGCTATTGATATTCTTGAACTTTTGTCAAGAAGTGTTCCAGCAGATTGG GCAATAAAGATTCTAGATTGCAGTTGCCAACATGACATCATTAAGATTGGGAATCAAGAAGACGGTCTTTGCAGGATATTTGGGATCATTAAG GAGCAATTTCTTGCACGGAGAGCACTTCTCATGGGTGGCGTCATGAAG GGACTAGTTGATCTGACGGATTGTGGTATTTTTCTCAAG GGAAACACTATTGCTGTCCTGGGTTCACTTCATGGATTAAAGACGATAAGGAAGATTGTGGAAGACTGTATAGCTTATGATGTGCCTCCTGCACCCCGTGTCCAGAGGATGAAAAAGAAGAGCCAAGCGAAGAAGGTTAGGAGGATCAAAAGGACCAGTGAAGTGACAATGAATCTTCAAGCTTTGCGTGTCTAA
- the LOC112203086 gene encoding uncharacterized protein LOC112203086 yields the protein MPGACNDLNVLAKSPLFDELTAGRAPLIQFQVNNRAHSLWYYLADGTYPRWATFLKTVRNPTCPKEIEFAKAQEGYRKGVERCFGILQSRFGIVIGAARGWHKEDIRYIMLTCIILHNIIVENERPEDSDDKLESDDE from the coding sequence ATGCCTGGGGCATGCAACGACCTGAACGTCTTGGCAAAGTCTCCGTTGTTTGATGAGCTTACTGCTGGTAGAGCACCTCTGATCCAATTCCAAGTTAACAATAGAGCTCACAGTCTATGGTACTATCTCGCCGACGGTACTTATCCTCGATGGGCGACTTTCTTGAAAACTGTTCGAAATCCTACATGCCCCAAGGAAATCGAGTTTGCAAAGGCTCAAGAGGGGTATAGGAAGGGTGTAGAAAGATGTTTTGGTATATTACAGTCACGGTTTGGTATTGTTATAGGAGCTGCTCGTGGGTGGCATAAAGAGGACATTCGATACATTATGTTGAcgtgtattatattacacaacataATTGTCGAAAATGAACGACCTGAAGACAGCGATGATAAGTTGGAGTCCGATGATGAGTAG
- the LOC112203087 gene encoding uncharacterized protein LOC112203087, with protein sequence MNNLWDQIRRSQDEDDEEMMATKAIVITAVAEEFANQHRGCGSHPGRAPNEKRLREERGKGMLADYFVDWPVFKDPEFRTHYRMSLNLFKHISVDLCQYDRYFVQRSDATGKVGLLPEQKMTAALQMLA encoded by the coding sequence ATGAACAATTTGTGGGATCAAATTCGACGGTCtcaggatgaagatgatgaagagatgatggCCACCAAAGCCATTGTCATCACTGCAGTCGCAGAAGAATTTGCAAACCAACACCGAGGGTGCGGTTCTCATCCGGGTCGTGCACCAAATGAGAAACGACTTAGAGAAGAAAGGGGCAAAGGTATGTTGGCCGACTACTTTGTCGACTGGCCAGTGTTCAAAGATCCGGAGTTCCGAACACATTATAGGATGAGTCTCAATCTCTTCAAGCATATATCTGTTGACCTTTGCCAGTATGATCGTTACTTTGTTCAAAGGTCAGATGCTACCGGCAAAGTCGGACTGCTTCCGGAGCAGAAGATGACAGCTGCCTTGCAAATGCTTGCGTAA
- the LOC121049140 gene encoding uncharacterized protein LOC121049140, with translation MRIFSFLKAWIRFAAPYMPGYSNGLVDSQFCVDVDLLQVEGKMKVARATRDQDPNIILRAMDVLELLSRSTIRVLDCSFQYDIIKIGNQEGGICNMYGITKEQFLARRNLLAGYVLKGNTIVVIDGSLQGINIVRRIVEDCIAHDVPPLPRAQLMKKKTQQKKDEINKVTSELMINLEGMRI, from the exons ATGCGAATTTTCAGCTTTCTCAAGGCTTGGATTCGCTTTGCTGCTCCTTACATGCCAGGTTATTCGAATGGTTTGGTAGACTCTCAGTTTTGTGTAGATGTGGATTTGCTGCAA GTTGAGGGTAAAATGAAAGTTGCAAGAGCCACAAGGGATCAAGACCCAAATATTATTCTCAGGGCTATGGATGTTTTGGAGCTTTTGTCAAGAAGT ACAATACGAGTACTGGATTGCAGTTTCCAGTACGACATCATCAAGATTGGGAATCAAGAAGGGGGGATTTGCAATATGTACGGGATCACTAAG GAGCAATTTCTTGCACGGAGGAATCTTCTGGCTGGCTATGTCCTAAAG GGAAACACCATTGTTGTGATTGATGGTTCACTACAAGGAATAAATATAGTAAGGAGGATTGTGGAAGACTGCATTGCTCATGATGTGCCTCCTCTACCCCGGGCGCAATTGATGAAAAAGAAGACTCAACAGAAGAAGGATGAGATTAATAAAGTGACAAGTGAATTGATGATAAATCTCGAGGGTATGCGGATCTGA